The following coding sequences are from one Acipenser ruthenus chromosome 7, fAciRut3.2 maternal haplotype, whole genome shotgun sequence window:
- the LOC117416008 gene encoding serine/threonine-protein phosphatase 2A 55 kDa regulatory subunit B delta isoform isoform X1 — protein sequence MKCFPCSFSQAFKSSTAGASTLMSASSFDQADIISTVEFNYSGDLLATGDKGGRVVIFQREQESKNRPHSRGEYNVYSTFQSHEPEFDYLKSLEIEEKINKIRWLPQQNAAHSLLSTNDKTIKLWKISERDKKAEGYNLKEEDGRLRDPFRITSLRVPVLQPMDLMVEASPRRIFANAHTYHINSISVNSDHETYLSADDLRINLWHLEITDRSFNIVDIKPANMEELTEVITAAECHPNQCNVFVYSSSKGTIRLCDMRAAALCDRHTKFFEEPEDPSSRSFFSEIISSISDVKFSHSGRYMMTRDYLSVKVWDLNMENRPVETYQVHEYLRSKLCSLYENDCIFDKFECCWNGTDSAIMTGSYNNFFRMFDRNTRRDITLEASRESSKPRGILKPRKVCTGGKRKKDEISVDSLDFNKKILHTAWHPKENVIAVAATNNLYIFQDKMN from the exons CTGATATTATTTCAACAGTTGAATTCAACTACTCTGGAGACCTGCTTGCAACTGGGGACAAGGGGGGTAGAGTTGTCATATTTCAAAGAGAACAGGAG AGTAAAAACCGTCCTCATTCCAGAGGCGAATACAACGTTTACAGCACTTTCCAGAGTCATGAACCTGAATTTGACTATTTGAAAAGTCTAGAAATTGaggaaaaaattaataaaattagGTGGTTACCCCAACAAAATGCTGCTCATTCCCTGCTTTCTACTAATG ATAAAACTATTAAATTGTGGAAAATCAGTGAAAGGGACAAAAAGGCAGAGGGTTATAACTTGAAAGAGGAAGATGGCAGACTTAGAGATCCCTTTAGAATTACATCACTACGG GTGCCTGTTTTGCAGCCCATGGACTTGATGGTAGAAGCAAGTCCCCGAAGAATATTTGCAAATGCGCACACATATCATATTAACTCGATTTCAGTAAATAGTGATCATGAAACTTACCTTTCTGCAGATGACCTAAGAATAAACCTATGGCACTTAGAAATCACAGATCGAAGTTTTA ACATTGTAGATATTAAGCCTGCCAACATGGAAGAATTGACAGAAGTCATAACGGCAGCAGAGTGTCACCCGAATCAATGCAATGTATTTGTCTACAGCAGTAGCAAGGGAACTATACGACTGTGTGACATGCGTGCAGCAGCCCTCTGTGACAGGCATACAAAAT tttttgaggAACCAGAAGATCCAAGCAGCAGATCATTCTTTTCTGAAATCATCTCATCAATATCTGATGTAAAGTTCAGTCATAGTGGCCGATACATGATGACAAGAGACTATCTCTCGGTCAAGGTGTGGGATCTGAACATGGAAAATAGACCAGTAGAAACATACCAG GTCCATGAATACCTTCGCAGCAAGCTCTGTTCATTGTATGAAAACGACTGCATTTTTGACAAATTTGAATGTTGTTGGAATGGAACTGATAG tgctATTATGACTGGCTCTTACAATAACTTCTTCAGGATGTTTGATAGAAACACCAGGAGGGATATCACTCTTGAGGCATCCCGAGAGAGCAGCAAACCCCGCGGCATCTTGAAGCCACGCAAAGTGTGTACTGGTGGCAAGAGGAAGAAGGATGAGATCAGTGTTGACAGTCTGGACTTCAACAAGAAGATCCTCCACACAGCCTGGCACCCTAAAGAAAATGTCATTGCTGTAGCTGCCACCAACAACCTGTACATATTCCAggataaaatgaattaa
- the LOC117416008 gene encoding serine/threonine-protein phosphatase 2A 55 kDa regulatory subunit B delta isoform isoform X2: protein MAGVGGGNDFQWCFSQVKGAIDEDVAEADIISTVEFNYSGDLLATGDKGGRVVIFQREQESKNRPHSRGEYNVYSTFQSHEPEFDYLKSLEIEEKINKIRWLPQQNAAHSLLSTNDKTIKLWKISERDKKAEGYNLKEEDGRLRDPFRITSLRVPVLQPMDLMVEASPRRIFANAHTYHINSISVNSDHETYLSADDLRINLWHLEITDRSFNIVDIKPANMEELTEVITAAECHPNQCNVFVYSSSKGTIRLCDMRAAALCDRHTKFFEEPEDPSSRSFFSEIISSISDVKFSHSGRYMMTRDYLSVKVWDLNMENRPVETYQVHEYLRSKLCSLYENDCIFDKFECCWNGTDSAIMTGSYNNFFRMFDRNTRRDITLEASRESSKPRGILKPRKVCTGGKRKKDEISVDSLDFNKKILHTAWHPKENVIAVAATNNLYIFQDKMN, encoded by the exons CTGATATTATTTCAACAGTTGAATTCAACTACTCTGGAGACCTGCTTGCAACTGGGGACAAGGGGGGTAGAGTTGTCATATTTCAAAGAGAACAGGAG AGTAAAAACCGTCCTCATTCCAGAGGCGAATACAACGTTTACAGCACTTTCCAGAGTCATGAACCTGAATTTGACTATTTGAAAAGTCTAGAAATTGaggaaaaaattaataaaattagGTGGTTACCCCAACAAAATGCTGCTCATTCCCTGCTTTCTACTAATG ATAAAACTATTAAATTGTGGAAAATCAGTGAAAGGGACAAAAAGGCAGAGGGTTATAACTTGAAAGAGGAAGATGGCAGACTTAGAGATCCCTTTAGAATTACATCACTACGG GTGCCTGTTTTGCAGCCCATGGACTTGATGGTAGAAGCAAGTCCCCGAAGAATATTTGCAAATGCGCACACATATCATATTAACTCGATTTCAGTAAATAGTGATCATGAAACTTACCTTTCTGCAGATGACCTAAGAATAAACCTATGGCACTTAGAAATCACAGATCGAAGTTTTA ACATTGTAGATATTAAGCCTGCCAACATGGAAGAATTGACAGAAGTCATAACGGCAGCAGAGTGTCACCCGAATCAATGCAATGTATTTGTCTACAGCAGTAGCAAGGGAACTATACGACTGTGTGACATGCGTGCAGCAGCCCTCTGTGACAGGCATACAAAAT tttttgaggAACCAGAAGATCCAAGCAGCAGATCATTCTTTTCTGAAATCATCTCATCAATATCTGATGTAAAGTTCAGTCATAGTGGCCGATACATGATGACAAGAGACTATCTCTCGGTCAAGGTGTGGGATCTGAACATGGAAAATAGACCAGTAGAAACATACCAG GTCCATGAATACCTTCGCAGCAAGCTCTGTTCATTGTATGAAAACGACTGCATTTTTGACAAATTTGAATGTTGTTGGAATGGAACTGATAG tgctATTATGACTGGCTCTTACAATAACTTCTTCAGGATGTTTGATAGAAACACCAGGAGGGATATCACTCTTGAGGCATCCCGAGAGAGCAGCAAACCCCGCGGCATCTTGAAGCCACGCAAAGTGTGTACTGGTGGCAAGAGGAAGAAGGATGAGATCAGTGTTGACAGTCTGGACTTCAACAAGAAGATCCTCCACACAGCCTGGCACCCTAAAGAAAATGTCATTGCTGTAGCTGCCACCAACAACCTGTACATATTCCAggataaaatgaattaa